In Engraulis encrasicolus isolate BLACKSEA-1 chromosome 15, IST_EnEncr_1.0, whole genome shotgun sequence, the genomic window gCCTTATTGCATACCCACGGTTTACCTTTCCACAGTTGGTGTCTATGTCTTGTATATATGATCTCTCTTGTTCTAATGTTGTGTGACTGAAAGACTTGAACACACTTGAACAAAACAAGTTTTACGTTATGTTTTTCCTCCTTCTGTTTATTTTGTATACTGTaaatttgaaaaggaaaaaaatgactCCACAAATAAAATGACATGTCATGTTGAACAGCTAAACAAAGAAATGCCCTTTTGTGTTACTTTTACCTTTTTTTCTGTCAATTAGCAGCACACTGTACAGCATTCGTATAATTGCAAGTGCATTTTCATTTTTAACATGAATACATCAAACtgttcaaacaaacaaattattGTTCTCATCGTGTTAGTGTTAGTAGTAAGTTCTAGTCTTGACTAATAGTTTCATCACGTACAattctctttttttacatttttaaatttcAATCCGTGACGCTTTGTGCACGAGTTGGAAGCACATACTGTAGCACCCATGATCTGAGGGCAAGGAAGTCAGTGGAGAAACTAGGTTAAGTGTCATGTAAAATAAAAACAGTGGTATGGCAACAGGGAGAGGTAACTCTTTCATCCAAGAAAGAGACTGCACGGTTTTAACTAAATGCTTTCATTGGAATTAAAAAGAGGTGCATGTCCAGCTCTGTATGTCAACTACATACTCAAATTACCACGTTTGTATCTGTAAAAACAATATTTGAACTCCGAgcatggggttggggggtgggggggttacatTCTGAACACTTGAGTTCCACAATTCTTTGCATATCCTAAGAATGGTTAACAAGTAGCAGGTTTATACCAATGCAGTCTTTGGACTTCTCATCCAAAAGTCAGAATACCAGTGGTGggatgttaaaaaataaaaacgtaaTTATTCCCAGTCCAGAATCTAACTAAGTCACCCTCTAATCAAGCAAAGTATTTCAAACAAATCCAAGATAACATTGGTTGTCCCTTGCCCAAACAGACAAATAAAATGGACCAATCATCCTTGTTCTTGTGCATTCCTGAACTAATCAGAGTGTGGAAAGGAAGCTGTCCAATGAGGGCACGATGTAGTTGGTGTAATGGCCGTCGATGAAGCCCTTCCCGCTGTTATGGACGAACCAGCAGTAGACATCTGTGCCTATCTTCTTATCCTCCCTGTAGTCCTTCTGCCACCCtctttgggacacacacacacacacacacactctagatcAGATTTCTGCTCACATAAtcataaattaaagtactaacgtcagttctggcaggccatggtagtcaagaagcttgccgccctccccttcatctaattcattcctaattgatccaggtgcattccctcagctgataatctttcttccctagcgattggccacacagcttcggtacgtcttttaaattctatccacttcctctcaactgtatgctgctcggtttttgctacccaccacctcccctgctccaccttgtcgtgtatgatgtgacatgttctcttgtcacgtcgcttggctctgttcatggggggttatctctcgccctgtcctgctggggtgagaattccctaaactgctgctgccccctgactaaatgcttttccatgctgctcatggaaatagggggcttcctccgaacagagctataccgccaaatgtaattcataatttcaataaaagaaatttcattaatattcttctcttgtgtttcttgactgaaatggttctgacagaactaatGTTTAACACTGATTACTACTTATTACTACATAACTACTGTTAAATACTTGATGGTAATCACATGAAAACATTCTCCTGTGTTGGGTCCTTCCTGTGTTAGGTCGGTTTTGTATACAGTACAGAAGAGTTGAATATGGCCAGTATTTACATACTGATTGATTtgtactaggggtcgaccgatacaggttttttaatggccgatgcgataccgatttcttttttcatcacccttggccgatacccgatttccgatacccgatatttggggccgatatgggttaaaaaaagaggTTAAAAAATTACAAGTATTCCAGATCTCAAGTTACAAATAaatattcctttaacattatcaaattgaggtagaacttgtaacatttaaacacccactctaacaatcaagtaatgtctaacaatcaagtaataaaaaaatagtgtcttgatgcttttaaaaaaatccgaatgacataaaataataaatattgcgtatcggccaaaaccacatgcgtatcggccgatacgatacacttaaaaatgcaaatatcggtccgataccgatatatatatcggtctatccttaatttgTACATCTCATGTCAGGTACAGTACTaatggtgtgtgtctttgtaggagtgtgtgcatgcaggtgtgtgtccgtgtgtgtgtgcgaacgtgcgtgcgtgcgtgcatgtacctgGTGACAGACAGCTTATTTCCCTTGACCTCCATAGTAGCCTGTTTCTTCTTGGGGTCTGGACTGTCATGCATGTTTAACACCTTGACGTCTGGCTCATTAGAAAACTGGCCTGGAAGAATGCATTGAAATTTGTAGATAACACATCACTGGTGCATTCAAAAAAGTGAGCATGTAATAAAAAAATTTGCCAAACACCCACggagggatgtcaaactcaggcccactgggtcaatttatttggcccgcgagatcatttcaaatgtgtattacagatggcccacatgcaccattaataGCCTAACATGATTTGGACATCAAATTTGGTGTGTCCCAGGAATATAATTGGGCCTCTAACATCACACTCAAACAACAGACCGGCGTATTTGAACTACATATGATTAGAATGactgtttgtgaaatttgacATTGAGAATGCATACATGTACATGAACAATTTTAGTTCGGCCCACAACGTCCTTCCAGACCTTAATTTTGGCCATCAGAAATGTTGAGTTTGACATACCCTGGACTAGTTGATGACTAATAGGTCCTTCAATACAGTGCCCAATGGAACAAGCATGTGTATCCCTCAAAACTACTGGTGTTGCTTGCAACTGAATTGTTTATTCTTCAGGACATACAGTGCTTCAACCCATCAGTTGTATGTCTTGAATGAACCGTAAGGCCAGAGTTGGAGAGTGCGGACGTCTACTCTTTCCTAGATAAATGCACTTTTGTCCTAAGTCTGCCCTCAGAAATATCTTACCAATGAGCCCATGCACTTGCTCAGAGTACTGATTCTCATTGGGCGAGTAGAATCCCAGGAAGTCAACATTGATTGGATGCTTCTTCCAGACACGATGCAGCAGCACCATCACTGAGATGCGCccatccaccaccaccgtcaccttCGAATCCTTCTCTATGGAGATCTTAACCCTGGCAAACCAACAGGACCAGGGTCAGATTGAGAAATGTTCTTTCAAAAACTAAACATATTAACAggcatttttttaatcatttttgatCATTTGTATGACACAATGATATTTCACATTGACATTAACAGGCAGGagtgctgacagcttttgccaggcctgggacaaatgcctcttttccactgccgattttctgataggcctacagctcgacaccgcACGACTCGACTGCCACATTTTACTTtacgattgggcacgacacagctcaatcgaagagcaaaaagtggcggccgagtcgcgctgtgtcgagctgttggcctaccagaaaaccggcagtgaaaaAGAGGCAAAAGTCATCTGACAGGTCCCCCCTCTCCATacttataatgtaatgaggacccaattctgtaggCCCCTCTACCTGGGCCCATAAGTCAGGTTAGCCCTGCCTAACAGGATTTATCCAACTGTATATATAGTTTTGTGGTGCTAAGACTCTTACAATGAcatttgaatacacacacacacacacacacacaaacagaaacaacacacaTACCCACTGGTGATGATGTCTGCTGTATCTCCCCAGGAGAAGGAGTGATTATTGTTTCCTTCCATTAGGTCAATGCGGTCGGTTCTGACGTTGATCCGTACCCCCTCTGTTCTGTAGAACACACCGATGGTGCCGAAGTAGGTCTTCAGCTTGTTGTTCTGAAGTGCTTTAGAACCCACCAGTTGGCCGTTGATAGCCACACCTGACACAGGGAATAAGACCGCTTATGACATTCGGCCGTCATAATTCCTATGAGCACATGAAATTATAAAAGCATAATTtaagattaataataataatcaataatTAAAAGACTTTAGtgccattttttgttgttttcaggTCATTCTGGACCTGGAAGGAAATCATTCTgttctggaccctgtttctcaaaagcatcgttgctaaccagttagcacctTACAAGGTttcatgggaaattgcattgcaaccaagtacgttgctaacttagcaacgatgttgttgagaaacgcacccctggtctgtGGAGTTGTGGTTTATTACAACTGGGTATACATTTGACATGTTTCATGATGCCACTGTTGGAGACATTCAATAATAAAAAAGATGCTAAGTATCGCACATTCAATTTGATTTGCAAAAATACCAATGCATTCAAATGATGACCAAAACCTTGTTGCCTtttcagggctcgagttgtagtgGAATGGGGGAGATGCCAtccccctacaatgaaaatggtctaaaatcatccccctgaATGAAAATTGTGAAAAATCATTCCCCTCTAAAACAAGCATCCATTcatcacatattgtgttaaaaccgcacttttaacaactacatttgcAACATTTTCTCAGCGGAGAAACCCCTGAACCCTCAATGATCAGAATACACGTATATCTCTTACCatcccccctggtttgattttacaactcgaccactggttATAGTGTGGAATGGAAGAGCTAGTTATGTTTACCTGTGCCAGGGTCGGACACCAGGTTGAGGATGTGGCCTGGGTCAGAGTCGATGTTGAAGCAGACGTCCATTTCCCTCTTGGGGAGGTGAATGATGAAGTGGGGGTCGTTATCCACTGCAGGGAAAATACACAGTTAGAATTACAAGGGATAGGGTCAAATTTTATTTagtttaacctgttaaaacatggcgttataaatttgttgttactagaagAGCAATGGCCGAGTCgtcgtgcattactaaaggccttgtgttatctcatagtagagtagtactatggtaattaacctttcaatgactattacagcgtgcctcagatggtacggcgtgcattatggagcTACCATGGTagtgagaaagataaataatgaGTCTCAGTCCTTTAAGTAGAATTGGCAAGCATGGCATATGACTGTAGGCTATTGCAATTGAAATGTCTAAGATTGCTGTACAAAACGTCATACGTTCCCCAAGGGTAGACTTCAAAGATGCACAGCAATATTTTATTTAATCTGCAAGCAGTGTGAACAGAATTGAAATATGCATATGGATAAAAAAGACATCTGTTTGATAAAGACATCTAATCCAATGAAGGCATTCAATCAATGAAGTTGAAATTGGGTCCAGGTGTATTTCTTTTAACATGGTAGGTAGTGAGAAAGATGAAAATGAGTCCCAGTCCCCAAAGTAGAACAGGCAAGAATGACCTGTGACCTCATGAAGACCCCTGAAGTATATCTCAACcctagtgagtgtgtgcttgcgtgcagcACCTACGGTGATGTGTCCAGTGACTGGACTAGGCTGggcttggctctgtgtgtgtgcctgcgtgcgcgtgtgtgcgtgcgtgcgtgcgtgcgtgcctgcgtgcctgcgtgcgtgcgtgcgtgtgagtgtgtgtgcgtgcgtgcatgcatgcgagtgtgtgtgcgtatgtgtgcgcgtctCACCTACGGTGATGTGTCCAGTGACtgggctgtgcatgtgtgtgtgtgtgtgtgtgtgtgtgtgtgtgtgtgtgtgtgtgtgtgtgtgtgtgtgtgtgtgtgtgtgtgtgtgtgtgtgtgtgtgtgtgtgtgtgtgtgtgtgtgtttgtgtgcgtacgtgcgtgtgtctcaCCTACGGTGATGTGTCCAGTGGCTGGGCTGGGTGTAGGCATTATTGTGGTCTGGGCCCATGGAGGGATGGTGTGGATCAGCTGCTGCACTGGCGGACGCATGCCTATGGACCCTGCACATCCACCAATGGGAAGGGGCAAGATATGCTTCGAGTCACCATTTGGTAAGTGTGCATTGGACAATTATTCATACACAGTTGTATTTCCTGGATTTTTTCCTTCCTCGTTTTTTATATTTGAATGTAGCAGAAAAGTAAACCATTTTAAGAAACAGAACATTATTCATCATACATACGGCACAGTACACTGTTCATCATATTTTTTCCCTGCGTTTGACTTGAACTTTGAACACCACACCTCTACTATTAAGGAATGtggaactcagagagagagagagagagagagagagagagagagagagagagagagagagagaaaaagagagagagaataggagatagtgagaagagagagagagagagagagagagagagagagagagagagagagaaagacagtttgCATCTTTCCGATGACATTTTTAGTCAGGCACCTGAGCAGCAGCCGTGCTTGGGGTCCTTGGGCGAGTCGGCGAGCAGCTTCTCGTTCTCGCTCTCGATGAGCAGGGCGGTGAGGGGCGTGACGAACTGGTGCTCCACCGCCAGGCCCAGGATGCGCTGTGTGATGGTGCGCTTCTTCTGGGCGTTAGGAGCCAGGGccctgggtacacacacacacacacacacacagattagaatacacatgcatgcatgcatgcacacacacacacacacacacacacacacatacacacacacatacactcactcacacacacacacacacacacacacacacacacacacacacacacacacacacacacacacacacacacacacacacacacacacagagattagaatacacacacacacacacacacacacacacacacacacacacagattagaatacacacacatacacacacactacattgcactgctatatactgtatacataataCTTATTTTTCGACTCCCCATGCCCCAGGAAgcactgcaggcacacacacacacgcacacacacacacacacacacacacacacacacacacacacacacaaacacacacacacacatactagatgcacacacacctctctgccaGTAGCTGGTTGATGGTGATGTAGGCCCACATCTGTCTTGCGAAGCCAGTGACGGAGTGCTGCTGCTGGTCCAGGATAGGGTCCAGCTCATCTATGTCTGTCTCCGCCTGAAGGGTCAAGTCCATTGTAGCCtgagggcaacacacacacacacgcatgcacgcatgcacgtacgtgcacacacacacacacacacacacacacatacacacacacacacacacacacacacacacacacacacacacacacacacacacacacacacacacacacacacacacggttatggtaaagacagcccaaactatgtcaacttttcatgaccataaaacgtttatgatatGGACATAATTtcatgactgtgttatgacactgttacacagtatattctgcagtgctcatttaacacttagagagttgatttgacatcatttggccttaaatgaactctctaagtgttgaattaacactacaacatttactgtgacatgcgtatgacgccggcatcaagtaaagtgttaactAGAAATCTAATACTGTATTCCTGAAGCTGTGGAGTTTGGGGAAGCCAGTGGTCTGCAGCTTGCCAGCCACTACCAGCTCATAAAcactatgtcaatgtcataaacatttaatGACTGTAGTCAttgagtgacattcggttatggtaaagacagcccaaacaatgacaatgacaaggaCATTgttttatgactcgtccatgactgtctCATGACACagttttgacactgttatgacactgcctGCCATGTCATGCATATGAACACCATATGAACAAAAAAGTTGAATGAGGCTCTTGTTCTGTCCTTCATTTGTCCATGACCTTTTGACCCAGAGAGGTCAGACTAGGGTTAccaactgtcccttgaaatacggcaTTGGCCCGTATTTAGAGATAATagtatgacgccggtgtcaagtaaagtgttacctagatATCTAATATTTCAGATTTTTCTAATATTTCAGCATCCTTTTTTTCACTTGAATGAGGCTCTTATTCTCTCCTTCATTTGTccgtgaccttttgacctttgacccagagAGGTCAGCGTGAGACTCACAGCGGAGGCGGTGGTGAAGCTGTGGAGCGTGGGGAAACCAGTGGTCTGCAGCTTGCCAGCCACCACCAGCTCGGAGCCGCTGAAGAACTTATCAAAGTTGCTCTGCGTCACGTCCGACACAGAGCCCTCGGGGAACTGGATGGTGATTCGCCGGAGCAGCGGCGACGACACCTGGCTGTAGAATGCCTACAGAGGACACAGATCAACAGGAAGACCGAAAGAGTGGATTCAGTCTTTGTTCTATTAATGTAAGAAATTCTTACATTAATAGAacaaagaatagaatagattctGAAGACTGTGTTTATAAAAATGCAGTAGTAAATTGATTTCAAAAGACATTTCCTGGCTGATTTGAGGAGGTGCCTAAGGAATTAAaatagcatacatacacacacaaaaacacacacacataatgataataataataataataataataataataataataataataattattattattattattattattattattatgagataGAGAAAATGTGAGAAAGGAGATTATGAAACGACTGGAAAAGTAAAACAAGATGTTAACAGCATAAATAAGAAGACGGAGAGGTAgctaaacaaaagaaaaaaatctgagaAAAAATGGAGAGTGTCTCATCATCATACTCTGAGCTGGTCAGCAGCGTCGTGATTGGCGTAGATCCTCTGGGCCACGCCCCTGTTGTCCATGGCGATGCGTTCCAGGAAGTCGTAGTCCACATCGAAGCCGATGCCCAGAGAGAAGAGCGAGAACTCCTCACGCATGATGCGCTTCACGTTCTTCTGGATGTTGCTCAGCTTTATCTCACCTACGGAGAAGACACAACATGGGGCATAGAGGACTTACTAgagtaatgcaatgtagtgttaGCTTTCCCATGAAGAGTCTCATTCATCTAGGTCAGGGTTGGGtaaggggaacctttttcattcgaggggccacttcaaattcctccaaggtcCGTAAACATCCTCCAAGGGTcatactatgagcacaaaccaggatttccccctgcactttaggtctatattgaaggtaATCatttttacaacagaccccactttcTCTAGGTCCCTTACAAAACatctcatatttcatatgaagctgcataacattacaattatgttGGGGGATaagacataggttctccacccctgatcTAGGTGATGTTATCCAAGAGAATAGTGTTATCCGAAAGAGAgcattaaaactttttttttgttcttggaggttgaaatatgttgttttgtttttttctagaAACGGTGGTGCTAGACTACTCATCAAACCCGCTGGAATCAGTCTCAATGACCAAAGGCTTTGTGCTTTTTCATTCCAATGCCTGTTCACTACAAGTAGTCTATTCACACTTTGGCTATCTCTATTCTCTATGTCACGTTGAACATAGATTTGAATGTAGTGCTAAGGGGTGGCTgaggctagcctgattatcatcgactttcaaatctctttgagacttggtctgaccaagaccataacaattaacgtttcccatatggcatggttgaccctgtTGGATCGaaatgacctgaatacattttcaaagcgaagCTACAGTGTACGGACTTCTGTTCTTTCCACTATGGTTGACCCGTCTTCCTAGGTTtgttactggttgactggtgtccaacaaagtgggtggagttcacgttttttcgggagatcagaaacaatattttcattgctcatggcctgactagaagcaacgccgaaggtgttgcgtcactaggagggtgtggcctggcttgGCTGAGGCAGCTTGGTAGAGGCGTAGGTAGGTACAGCAGGTTCTCACCCACGGTGGGGTCGCCGTCAGACACCAGGATGATCATGGAGACGGAGCGCTGGTCGATCAAGCCCTGATTGGACGCCTTGACCAGCATCTGCACCGCCCGCTGCAGCGCCTCGTTGATGTTGGTGCCTACAGCAACACGGGTCAAAGGTCAGATCAACCATCATattgccaagaacagtgaaacaggaaacacagacacacacacacgcacgcacacgtgcacacacacacacaaacacacacattgcatacatTATTAGATGAAGGGGTTTGGTattggtgtgtttgcatgtatgtgtttgatgTACAATATACTAAGTATATGCATGTACATATTATGtgtgttacattgcattacgtttagcagacgcctttgaccaaagcgacttacagtacagCAGTACACAAGACTTCTACAGTAGGCGCattgtgcagttgcaacactgacagcattgtccaacacatggtaaaagaagattacattacattacattgcatttggcagacgctttataaccaaagcgactttcaaaagaggacataatcaagccaacatcacaagcaaatacaaagtgcacaggagatatacagaacaacaagtgcaattgcaaagaggggttagtttttttttttttttaaataaagaggaaataacgagtacacacacaaacaaacacactcacaaactaaactaaactaaactaaacatcatgtcaggagtctgccctggggcaaggccagttcaagcattagtctagtagattctctcgaaagaggaatgtctttagttgtttcttgaaggctgcaagagatgtgcttagtcttgctgcctctgggagactgttccaccacttgggtaccacaacggagaacaatcttgactgggagtaccttgagcgactggatggcagatgTAGCATAAAATAGTATGATacataaaaaaatgtttaaaaaaccaTTGTGTTCTGCACAGTATGAGTACACACGTCTGTCCTCTTCCTACCTCCATTGGGCTTGATGTTCTGCACATACTTCTTGGCGTCTTCGATCTGGATGGAGCTACCAGGGACCAGCTCATCACTCCAACAGCGGACGTTATGGTTGAAGTCTATGATGCTGAAGTAGTCATCGATGGTCAGGTCATCCAGGATGGCCTGCATTGCCTCCACagtctgagggagagagagagacagagacagagacagagacagagacagagacagagacagagacagagacagagagaaagggagagagagagatagaaaagaaagtgagaggggaaaagaaatggGGTGCATTCTACCCTTGCATGCTTGtgtcctcgtgatgacgtcactgacgacagatgTGTATTTAAATAGATCACagaagcgcaattctaatgttattttttgtcatttgcaatattgtggctaggctgacagcggaggaactttactgttttctccacggatgcGGGGCGTTAGCGAAACGCAAGGCCGCAAAGCAGAGGACGATAATATTGGAAAGAACTCATGGTCAAATAAAACATGGACACTTTTATGTTGTTCCCTTTTTTGTCCAGAGGGAGGTACACGAGTGCACTTCTGCAGAATATACAGTTTCACACATGATCCACTAGAGGGCATCCTCCAAAAGGTTTTCTGAAGCAGCCTTAtaaaaataaagtaggcctatacacaatGCACATTGCCCAAGAAACTAAAAAAATCCCATTATTTTACAGACTAAAATCTTGAGAAGCAAAATATGTACATGACAAAAACGGATGATTCCTTGTTCCTAAACAAGTAAAGGAAGTGAAACCCCGAAATATCTGAAATACACATTATGGTACCTGTTTCATCTTGAGCCCCCACATGGATCCACTGACGTCTATGACGAAGACAATGTTCTTGGAGAGTGGAGACAGGTTTTTTGGAGCGAAGAAATGCACAAAGTGGCCATCAGACACCtgtaggtggacacacacacacacacacacacacacacacacacacacacacacacatagacgggtCAAAGCATGATAACAGAAAACACTAATTTTGACAACTCTTGGGCGTACAATATGGTTGAGGGCGCCCACAATATTTGCACCGATTTCAGGTTGGAGGAGTGCACTTGGTTTGAACTCATTTTGAAACGTTTTTGATTGAACTGCTACCTCCACTTCCATCTCCACCGCAATTGCCAATCTTGTACAACCCTCCCGGCCCCCCGAGATGTCTAGTTGTCTTATGACGACTGTATGTGCACTTAGCTGTGAGGACAACGTACTTGTTCAAGTCCATATATCCAGggatggattaatgcacaggcctactgggcccaggcgcTGGGGCCCAAGGGTCAAGGGAGCCTTGAAGGCCGgtatttcctttttcatattatgttaaagtctatttttttttttcgggggaCATATCTCAGAGTAAACAAcaacatagggtctctaacatatGGCCTGAATCTTTTTGTAAACAACACCCCcaatggagggggccctttcttgttgtcttgcccaggggcccatggagtcataatccgtccttACATATAGCATgtacgcagggctctaaattaactttttttcttcaccagccaaaatggctagtagatggtaatctaactagccaaacacacacctaaTTGGTCAAaggggctagtaagttggtcttttctaccagccaaactgaattttcactagcggttgactggttggctggtgttaatttaaagccctgcatGTACGTATATATCCCACCTGCAGTTCTCCggcgttgttctctctctccacgtcGTAGCGTACGGTGAAGACGCCGTCGATGGCGCTCTCGGTGCAGTTGGGGCACTTCCTCTGCTGCTGCAGGGTGGGCTTGAAGGTGACGTGCGCCTTGTCCTTGGTCTTGGTCACCGTGGTCAGGCCGTGGAAGTGCTCCCCCAGGGTGTTGGGGGTCTCCACCATGCTCACGCCCTTGGGCTCGAAGATGTACACGTCTACCTGTGTGATGAAGCAGAGGACAGAGAGGGACGGTGCGGTGTATGTGatatgccaagtgtgtgtg contains:
- the itih2 gene encoding inter-alpha-trypsin inhibitor heavy chain H2, whose translation is MKLWILLLFSTLLVHQTHTFEFVIEGDWDDDEPEPQDDPQSKEGVPHFRRKRAMLVSEEEEDFEVCVCVCVCVCVSVCVYLYVHVCVSVQAIRGHDITVKSYRVESRITSRFAHTSVRSSVVNSGPRAQSIGFNVQIPKRAFITNFTMNVNGITFMGSVKEKTVARNLYAQARARGKAAGIVRANSQDMETFKTEVHVPPGSKVEFELHYQEMMQRKLGVYQHTLHLQPGRLVPHLQVDVYIFEPKGVSMVETPNTLGEHFHGLTTVTKTKDKAHVTFKPTLQQQRKCPNCTESAIDGVFTVRYDVERENNAGELQVSDGHFVHFFAPKNLSPLSKNIVFVIDVSGSMWGLKMKQTVEAMQAILDDLTIDDYFSIIDFNHNVRCWSDELVPGSSIQIEDAKKYVQNIKPNGGTNINEALQRAVQMLVKASNQGLIDQRSVSMIILVSDGDPTVGEIKLSNIQKNVKRIMREEFSLFSLGIGFDVDYDFLERIAMDNRGVAQRIYANHDAADQLRAFYSQVSSPLLRRITIQFPEGSVSDVTQSNFDKFFSGSELVVAGKLQTTGFPTLHSFTTASAATMDLTLQAETDIDELDPILDQQQHSVTGFARQMWAYITINQLLAERALAPNAQKKRTITQRILGLAVEHQFVTPLTALLIESENEKLLADSPKDPKHGCCSGSIGMRPPVQQLIHTIPPWAQTTIMPTPSPATGHITVVDNDPHFIIHLPKREMDVCFNIDSDPGHILNLVSDPGTGVAINGQLVGSKALQNNKLKTYFGTIGVFYRTEGVRINVRTDRIDLMEGNNNHSFSWGDTADIITSGVKISIEKDSKVTVVVDGRISVMVLLHRVWKKHPINVDFLGFYSPNENQYSEQVHGLIGQFSNEPDVKVLNMHDSPDPKKKQATMEVKGNKLSVTRGWQKDYREDKKIGTDVYCWFVHNSGKGFIDGHYTNYIVPSLDSFLSTL